One region of Microbacterium rhizosphaerae genomic DNA includes:
- a CDS encoding glycoside hydrolase family 35 protein: MPSFTIGDADFLLDGEPHRILSGAIHYFRVHPDDWADRIRKARLMGLNAVETYVAWNAHEPVRGEWDATGANDLARFLDLVAAEGMHAMVRPGPYICAEWHNGGLPVWLTGMDGVGLRRSEPQYLEAVSGFLRRVYEIVVPRQIDRGGPVILVQIENEYGAYGDDADYLEELVRLTREAGVVVPLTTVDQPQPDMLRNGSLPTLHRTGSFGSQAAERLATLREHQPTGPLMCSEFWDGWFDWWGGAHHTTSAADSARELDTLLAAGASVNIYMFHGGTNSGLTNGANDKGRYLPITTSYDYDSPLDEAGDPTEKYEAFREVIARYSPVPAEAPAARADRPAFTVPLASTPVSMTDAVALAVEGCDEPPTFDQLGRSSGLVRYTASLPAGGVLVVGEVRDRAWVAVDGVRVGILSRTRHDRAIAVPAGDTVELLVEEQGRVNYADRLGEPKGLIGGVTLDGVPLRGWAAQPIDLDRLAASALSADAESAHGPVAGPAVLRTVFALAEATDLFLDTAGWGTGFAFVNGFALGRYAATGPQRTLYVPRPVVRAGENTLVVVELEAVIEPAASFVPGALLGDTEE; this comes from the coding sequence GTGCCCTCATTCACCATCGGCGACGCCGACTTCCTGCTCGACGGCGAGCCGCACCGCATCCTGTCGGGTGCGATCCACTACTTCCGCGTGCACCCCGACGACTGGGCCGACCGCATCCGCAAGGCCCGGCTCATGGGTCTGAACGCCGTCGAGACCTATGTCGCCTGGAACGCGCACGAGCCCGTGCGCGGCGAGTGGGACGCGACAGGCGCCAACGACCTCGCACGCTTCCTCGACCTCGTCGCGGCGGAAGGCATGCACGCGATGGTGCGCCCCGGCCCGTACATCTGCGCGGAGTGGCACAACGGCGGCCTGCCGGTGTGGCTGACGGGGATGGATGGCGTCGGCCTCCGCCGCTCGGAGCCGCAGTACCTCGAGGCGGTGAGCGGGTTCCTGCGGCGCGTGTACGAGATCGTCGTGCCGCGGCAGATCGATCGCGGCGGACCCGTCATCCTCGTCCAGATCGAGAACGAGTACGGCGCCTACGGAGACGACGCGGACTACCTCGAGGAGCTCGTGCGGCTCACGCGCGAGGCGGGCGTCGTCGTGCCGTTGACCACGGTCGACCAGCCGCAGCCCGACATGCTGCGCAACGGGAGTCTGCCGACGCTGCACCGGACGGGATCGTTCGGATCGCAGGCGGCCGAGCGCCTCGCGACCCTGCGCGAGCACCAGCCGACCGGTCCGCTCATGTGCTCGGAGTTCTGGGACGGCTGGTTCGACTGGTGGGGCGGCGCGCACCACACGACGAGCGCCGCGGACTCCGCGCGTGAGCTCGACACGCTCCTGGCGGCCGGCGCATCCGTCAACATCTACATGTTCCACGGCGGCACGAATTCCGGGCTGACCAACGGCGCGAACGACAAGGGTCGCTACCTGCCGATCACGACGTCGTACGACTACGACTCCCCGCTCGATGAGGCCGGCGACCCGACCGAGAAGTACGAGGCGTTCCGCGAGGTGATCGCCCGCTACTCGCCGGTGCCCGCCGAGGCTCCTGCGGCACGCGCCGACCGCCCTGCGTTCACCGTCCCGCTCGCCTCCACGCCGGTGTCGATGACGGATGCCGTGGCCCTCGCGGTCGAGGGCTGCGACGAGCCGCCCACGTTCGACCAGCTCGGTCGCAGCTCGGGGCTCGTGCGGTACACGGCATCCCTCCCTGCGGGCGGCGTGCTCGTGGTCGGCGAGGTGCGCGACCGCGCGTGGGTCGCGGTCGACGGCGTGCGGGTCGGGATACTGAGCCGCACCCGCCACGACCGTGCCATCGCCGTGCCCGCCGGCGACACCGTCGAGCTGCTCGTCGAGGAGCAGGGGCGGGTCAACTACGCCGACCGCCTCGGCGAGCCGAAGGGCCTGATCGGTGGCGTCACGCTGGACGGCGTGCCGCTGCGCGGCTGGGCGGCGCAGCCGATCGACCTCGACCGGCTGGCCGCCTCGGCGCTCTCCGCCGACGCCGAGTCCGCGCACGGCCCGGTCGCCGGGCCGGCCGTGCTCCGGACGGTGTTCGCACTCGCCGAGGCGACCGATCTCTTCCTCGACACCGCCGGCTGGGGCACGGGCTTCGCGTTCGTCAACGGCTTCGCGCTCGGCCGCTATGCGGCGACCGGACCGCAGCGCACGCTGTACGTGCCGCGGCCGGTCGTCCGCGCCGGCGAGAACACGCTGGTGGTCGTCGAGCTCGAGGCCGTCATCGAGCCCGCGGCATCCTTCGTGCCCGGCGCGCTGCTCGGCGACACCGAGGAGTAG
- a CDS encoding substrate-binding domain-containing protein, with translation MNDNGMHALLAPARRAHVLASLSRDGVVRISELIDELGVSPVTLRRDLAQMEEEGLLVRIHGGAVPATGEPDTVAEVPETVGGPSGTIAVLVPSLAYYWPGVVRGMQAEAKRRGMRLLVRAASYEMQDERPVLERLVGTEDVRGLVVAPNPGTPHSQDVIQWIQEIGFPSVLVERDAVVLPARTPVESAVTDHALGAVLAARHLAELGHRTVGLIVARDSPHRDEIVAGWEKACAELGLDPSQHFEERFPPRTSPDFSARVDDVLETTLARGVTGLLVHSDAEAMAFIDLALDRGLSVPGDLSVIAYDDEVASLFTPPLTAVRPPREAIGAAAIDLLVRRIEDPDRPVHRVSVSPALNVRASTAPVSGP, from the coding sequence ATGAACGACAACGGCATGCACGCCCTGCTCGCCCCGGCACGTCGCGCGCACGTGCTCGCATCGCTCTCGCGGGACGGGGTCGTCCGCATCTCGGAGCTCATCGACGAGCTCGGGGTCTCGCCGGTGACCCTGCGCCGCGACCTCGCGCAGATGGAGGAGGAGGGGCTCCTCGTCCGCATCCACGGCGGCGCCGTGCCGGCGACGGGTGAACCGGACACGGTGGCGGAGGTCCCGGAGACCGTCGGCGGCCCGTCCGGGACCATCGCCGTGCTGGTGCCCTCGCTCGCCTACTACTGGCCCGGAGTGGTGCGCGGCATGCAGGCCGAGGCCAAGCGGCGCGGCATGAGGCTGCTCGTGCGAGCCGCCTCCTACGAGATGCAGGACGAGCGACCCGTTCTCGAGCGCCTCGTCGGGACCGAGGACGTGCGCGGCCTCGTCGTCGCACCGAACCCCGGAACGCCGCACTCCCAGGACGTCATCCAGTGGATCCAGGAGATCGGCTTTCCGAGCGTGCTCGTCGAGCGGGATGCGGTCGTCCTGCCCGCGCGGACGCCTGTCGAGAGCGCGGTGACCGACCATGCGCTCGGCGCCGTGCTCGCCGCGCGCCACCTCGCCGAGCTCGGCCACCGCACGGTGGGCCTGATCGTCGCCCGGGACTCGCCCCACCGCGACGAGATCGTCGCCGGATGGGAGAAGGCGTGCGCGGAGCTGGGGCTCGACCCCTCGCAGCACTTCGAGGAGAGATTCCCGCCGCGGACGAGCCCGGACTTCTCGGCTCGGGTCGATGACGTCCTGGAGACCACCCTGGCTCGGGGCGTCACGGGTCTGCTCGTCCACTCCGACGCGGAGGCGATGGCGTTCATCGACCTCGCCCTCGACCGCGGTCTGTCGGTTCCCGGGGATCTGTCGGTGATCGCCTACGACGACGAGGTCGCTTCGCTCTTCACGCCGCCGCTCACCGCCGTGCGTCCGCCGCGCGAGGCGATCGGAGCCGCCGCGATCGACCTGCTCGTGCGCCGCATCGAAGACCCCGACCGGCCCGTGCACCGGGTCAGCGTGAGCCCCGCCCTGAACGTGCGCGCCTCGACCGCGCCCGTCTCCGGACCGTGA
- a CDS encoding acyltransferase translates to MDPLDYSPWSFWAEADASAQERQRAALRRLAARPDHELGDGCFVSELASVDNEELRLGDRTYIAAGAYVTGSLRAGADCSINPYTVVRGRVELGDGVRIGAHASILGFNHTMSDPGLPVFRQPLTAKGIRVGHDVWIGSHVVVLDGVTVGDHSVLAAGAVVTKDVPAGAIVGGNPAKHLRWRIAPAGAASRSDLGSRLAAFADRARAQAAGILDRSWREDLRLFVDRPGDDPTVRAQADAIEIADLLLGGAPAQLPADEQVERLRGWQDAATGRVPRLRPDGTLDDPRDSDDSAYHVLSVGYALDLLGSGFAHPLSLVTASTAGEVVALCEGLPWETRAWHAGAEVDALGTALLWSDRRGDLVPSGIREALFGWLVTHADPATGMWGRIAADGSSLQLVNGFYRASRGTFAQFGVPLPSPGRVVDTVLAHVRDDRFFRPDRHDACNILDVAHPLWLTRATGHRSDEVTSTARRLLEAALGRWVEGEGFGFRAGSADDPARAASIPGLQGTEMWLATVWYLADLVGVSDALGYRPRGVHRPEPAPLT, encoded by the coding sequence GTGGACCCGCTCGACTACTCGCCGTGGAGCTTCTGGGCAGAGGCGGACGCATCCGCGCAGGAGCGCCAGCGCGCGGCGCTGCGGCGGCTCGCAGCGCGCCCCGACCATGAGCTCGGCGACGGATGCTTCGTCTCCGAACTGGCCTCGGTGGACAACGAGGAGCTGCGGCTCGGTGATCGGACGTACATCGCGGCCGGAGCCTATGTCACGGGGTCGCTGCGCGCCGGCGCCGACTGCAGCATCAACCCGTACACGGTGGTCCGCGGCCGGGTCGAGCTCGGCGACGGCGTGCGGATCGGCGCGCACGCGTCGATCCTCGGCTTCAACCACACGATGAGCGACCCGGGCCTGCCGGTCTTCCGGCAGCCGCTCACGGCGAAGGGCATCCGGGTCGGGCACGACGTGTGGATCGGGTCGCACGTCGTGGTCCTCGACGGCGTCACGGTCGGCGACCACTCGGTGCTGGCGGCCGGGGCCGTCGTGACGAAGGACGTTCCGGCCGGTGCCATCGTCGGCGGGAATCCCGCGAAGCACCTGCGCTGGCGCATCGCCCCCGCGGGCGCGGCGTCTCGCAGCGATCTCGGCTCGCGGCTCGCCGCCTTCGCCGATCGGGCGCGCGCGCAGGCGGCCGGCATCCTCGACCGATCCTGGCGCGAGGACCTCCGGCTGTTCGTCGACCGGCCCGGCGACGATCCGACCGTGCGCGCGCAGGCCGACGCGATCGAGATCGCCGACCTGCTGCTCGGTGGCGCACCTGCGCAGCTGCCGGCCGACGAGCAGGTCGAGCGGCTGCGCGGGTGGCAGGACGCGGCGACCGGCCGCGTGCCGCGCCTGCGGCCCGACGGCACGCTCGACGATCCGCGCGACTCCGACGATTCGGCGTATCACGTCCTTTCGGTGGGCTACGCGCTCGACCTGCTCGGCTCGGGCTTCGCGCATCCACTCAGCCTGGTCACCGCATCCACCGCCGGAGAGGTCGTCGCCCTCTGCGAGGGTCTCCCGTGGGAGACGCGGGCCTGGCACGCCGGCGCCGAGGTCGACGCCCTGGGCACCGCCCTCCTGTGGAGCGACCGCCGCGGCGACCTCGTGCCCTCCGGGATCCGCGAGGCCCTCTTCGGCTGGCTCGTGACCCATGCCGATCCGGCGACGGGGATGTGGGGACGCATCGCGGCCGACGGCAGCAGCCTGCAGCTCGTCAACGGGTTCTACCGCGCGTCCCGCGGCACGTTCGCCCAGTTCGGCGTGCCCCTCCCCTCCCCCGGACGCGTCGTCGACACCGTGCTGGCGCACGTTCGGGACGACCGCTTCTTCCGGCCCGATCGGCACGATGCCTGCAACATCCTCGACGTCGCGCACCCCCTCTGGCTCACGCGTGCCACCGGCCATCGCTCGGACGAGGTGACCTCGACCGCCCGCCGACTGCTCGAGGCCGCACTCGGCCGGTGGGTCGAGGGCGAGGGGTTCGGCTTCCGCGCCGGGAGCGCCGATGACCCGGCCCGGGCCGCATCCATCCCCGGCCTGCAGGGCACCGAGATGTGGCTCGCCACCGTCTGGTACCTCGCCGACCTCGTCGGAGTCTCGGACGCGCTCGGCTACCGACCTCGGGGCGTGCACCGCCCCGAGCCCGCCCCGCTCACCTGA